A window of Daphnia pulicaria isolate SC F1-1A chromosome 4, SC_F0-13Bv2, whole genome shotgun sequence genomic DNA:
AAAGACCAAATTCTCCATCGGGATCTACTAGTGAGACGGGCGAATTGCCCACGTACTTGTACGGACTGAAGTATTGTTCGCGAGGATCCGGCTGATAGAACCGTCCAATATCCGGATCGTAAAATCGGGCGTGGTAGTTGTAAAGTCCCGTTTCTCCATCCCATTCTTGCCCGGTGTAACGATAGAAAATTTCAGCCGCCGGATCATTTCCGTAGGAGCGCATTAATTGGCCGTAAGGAAGATAATCGTAAGCGGCCACCACTTGGCCATCTCGTAAGACCAACCGGATGGAGCCGGAGTGATCGGTCCACACGCTGTGGAATGCGCCGTTGCGGACGAAGCCGAGGAGTCCGCGAGGGCCGTAGATGTAAGACGTGGACACGACAACAGCCGCTGCGTCTTTCAGTTCCGGAAGTAACGATGAACTCGTCGAGGAATAAGTAGTTCGTCGATCGAAAAGGACTTTACCTTCTGTGTCACGGGCATAATGCGCCTCGTGGATTAAATGGCCATCCTTGGCCATCACTCGTTTGAGAATTCTTTCACCATGGGCGTCGTAGGCGAAACGAACTGTCCTCCCGTCCGTCAGGTGAATGGCCGTCGTCCGCATTGATGCGTCGTTGTATTCTATCCGTTCGATGCCTTTGTGAAGCGCTTGGATGACGTTTCCACGGGTATCGTGAAGCATCGTTTTATCCGTTGCAGTATTGACATCCAGTTTTCCGATTTCTTCCACTTTAATGGAACGGATTCGATTAGCTTTGTCGTCATCGTATGAAAATTCGTAGCGATGAAAACCCGTGTAGAATTTCTTGTGGTTCCCATTTGCGTCGATATCAAACGAGGCCACGTCAAATGGATGTTCGCCCAGCGCGTAAGTGAAATGTTGGTCAAGGATGCGGATGAAATCAGCcaaatatttcgaatactgAGGCGCGTTGAATATTTGCCTCAACTTGACATCCAGCCAATCCGTGGTGTCTTTGGCTTTTCCCATTACCTGGTGGACTTTTTCGGCCACCCGCCTCAATTTTTCAGAATCGGCAAACGGCATTCCGTCGTCAAAGCCACTCCATTGCAGGAATATTTTCTGAAATTCGTCCAGTGTTGATAATTTATTCCGTCGTTGtccaatttctttcaaaatcaTCTTTTCTATGAGATTCCGGTAAAGTTTGACGTCTTCTTGAGTGCCCGTGACAGCCGCAAGTAGAGTCTTTAAATCGTCACTGCGGGTGAAAGATTTCCCGGGATTGGCCACGGCCGTCAACCAGTCGGATTTCCTTTGATCAGACACAATGAATCCAGCGTCATCCAGTTGCTTCCAAACGTCGCGCGATTGTTGCTTGTTTAAGGCCGTTTGACGGGAAAGCGTGTCCGGCTGGAATGGAACGGCCAACTTCTCCGTCTCATCTGTAAAATATTTGGCTTTAACAAGCTCCCGGTGGTTTCCGTAAGCATAACTGTGCCCGTAAATCCTAGGCATCCGCTTTTGAGCCAATATTCGAGCCATCTGTTGGCCATTCGGTCCTCCGCACACCAGCGGCATCCAAGTCTTGCCATCGCTAATTGCGAAGTGATAATCTTTTAGAGGACGACCAGTCTTAGTCAAATAGCCGTTGCGTTTGAGAGCCTTAAAGCACAATTGAGCCGAAGAGTTTGACTCTAACATTAGCTTTGAATGATTTGTCAATTGGAACCAACGCCAGTCGGCGTTAGGGGGCCACGTAGCGTTGAATGCCGTCCGCATAACAATTCCGTCACCGGTTCCACCTTGACCGTATCCACCGTCCGTGTATGACACCAATTCGGTTAGGAAAGGATCGGATATCTGTTCTAAGAAGCCAGGCGAATTGTAATTAAAAGTTCGATTGAAACTGTGTTGGCTTCCAGGGAAAACGTGTTCACTGGCCAATTGCCCACTTCCATGGTAGTTGAACCGAACAATATCTCCAGACTGGCCATCCAAACTCAATGCAATCAGCTTCCCCAGTTTATTGTAACGATGTTCCAGTTTGATGGCCAGATTATTTTCGCCACTGACTGACGGATATTGAATTGATCGCAGTCGGTTACTGTGAGAGTAGTACGTCTTCCTGATTTCTGTGTCAGGCTGATCAAAGGAAACAAGTTGTTTAGATTCGATTAAGCGGTCTTGGCTGTCCCAGCGCATCTCTTCCACTAAAACGTTGTCGTCAAAGTTATGAGTCACAAAGGTGGCGTTACGTTCACCTCTCAACAGCGACGGATCATAGTGCCGTTCTTCCGCTTCGGTTCGATCGATTAACTGGTAAAAATTGGCGTTGGCCAGCGATCCTTCAGCTagggaatttttgaatttttcgcgAGACATGGGCATTTGTTCCAAAAATCCCGTACGAGCGACTGCTCGTCCGTTGTCATCGTACTCGTAAAATACGACGCTATCAATTTCGTTGGATTCTTCTGAAACGGAATGAACTTGCAGACGGAGTAGGCCATCTCGGTTATAATAATACTCAAAGTGTCCAGTGTCTGGGGTCGTCTTGTGAATAAGTAGCCCAGTATCGTCGTTATAGGTCATAAAGGTACCCAGAGTTTTCTGCAAATGAATCTCTTCAGacgaaagttttgttttcgtcACAGGCCACAACGGTTTGGACTTCATAAAAGTGTCAGCACGTTCGTGATAGATCGGTGGAAGGATTTTGATGAGCCGGTTCTTGGAATCGTATTCATAAGTGCTAAGCAAATGATCATGGCCGAGCACGTAGATGTAAAGGGCCACTCTGTTTTCTTGTTGATCCAGGACAGCCACTCTTTTAGTTCCATTTGGCATTTCTTCCATTTTATGCCGGAAGCCTTTACTCGTCGGGAAATGATTGTCGATAACGGCGATTTCATCCCTTCCGCCGGCCGATGTTCCAAATTTCTTGGCGTACGAACCGTTGACGGTGAAATCCGGACCAGGCTGCCCTTCCACTCGTTTTTCATTCAGCGGATTAGCTTCATATTCGGTGCGAAAGTAAGGGACTCCTTTGTCGAGCGGATTTAAACGGTCCACCATCCCTCGCAGGCGATGGGTCTTCCATACTGAAAGGGAATTCTCTGGATCAATGGGTCCACTGACGAAATCCGAGTAGTAAGTCAGCAGTGGCTTTGCTTCATCTACGCTGACTCTTGTTAGTTTGGTAATGATTCCCTCTCGACCGAGCTCGTCGTAAAGGGTCTGCGACACAAGAACGGATCTATCCGACTCCAGCTGAATGGTTTGCATCTTCTCTCCCCATTCGTTCATGTATTCCATCTCGGTTCGTGGATTTCCCATGAAAATGCAATCCTCGACGAAGGTGTTTCCTTGAGCCTCAAAAGCGAAAAAAGTCCAAGGATTTTTAGCGGATAAAGAAGCAACTAGACGGTCTAGAAGAAGGACACTGTCGATCCAGATGAAGAAACGACCTCCTTCGGTCATCATTATAATTTCACCGCTATTAGGTAAGTCGGTCACGTTGGTGTGGGGTGTGTCCGGCTGGACTTGAAACGTCAAGGTGCTGGATGTCTTCTCGGATTTTCGGGCCAATCGAACTTGTCCACCTGCCATTTTCCAAGTCATGGATGCGGTGGGAGAAATCAGCGAATAATAACAGCGGATAGCTGCCGACGACGATTCCGCACCAAATAGAGTGGAAGGATCAACACTGACGAGTTGGTGAGATTGTTGATGATTGTGCCACAGTCGAGCCGGAGCTGTCGTCCAGACCGATAAATTATTTGTCGAATCATTCCAGCGGTTCTTCCAAGCGTAAGCGTCGAAAATTTCGTACAGTCCGCCATTCTCCGGATAGAAAACGGTGCGACTCCGTTTAGCTCCGTTGACGATTGACGGCGATCCATTTGGTGTGGGGATTAAACGACCGGTGTAACTTGATGTTGCCACTTGCTCCACCTGCTGTTGGCCGTTGACAGTCACGTCCGTTACAACAGCCATTTCACGGTCACGATAGTAGATGGTTCGGCTGATGGATCCGCTGGAGCCGATAACAGAAACCGGCCTTCCATTATCAGAATTGAAGACTGTTGCTTTGAAATCGTGCAAAACAGGTGAAAATCGGACGTGATCGACATCCAGAACAGCTGTATGGCCGTCAGAATGCTGGTCAGCATCGACAGTTAATTTAATGGTGAACTGgggcgtcttttcttttttacttgccAGTTGACTTTCCGCATAGAGACGCTTGACAAAGTTGAAATTGATCAACACTTCAAGGTAAGCCCAATCACCAACCGAGCGTATGATTCGACCCAGCAGTCCCACAATTTCTTCTCCCGTCTCATTGACACTAATTATTGCTTTCAAGTAAGGCGTGACTTGACTTTGCTCGGTGGTACTGACGAAATAATCGATTCCGTTGGATGGGCGAATCCAGCAAGACGCAACATAAGTAAGGTCTTGATCAGCTGGAGTGAAAACTCCTTCCAGTAGCGGATGGCTAGCGTTTAATCGCAAGTAATTCTCTCCAGTCAGTGCGAAACCCCCCTTCAATACATTCGATTCCGAAAATCGCCACCGAAATGGAGAACTGGAATTATTCATTTCATATGATTCGAATCCATAGTAAGAGGTCAATTGGTCGGTTAAATCATATGGTGAGAAGTCGCTGACAATCCGCCCGTTGCGGTCCCACAAGATGCTTTTATCGGGAGTCTTTGATGGTTCGGCAGAATTGTTCTCGGTTTTCTTTTGAACTAACTGGCCATCAGCGCCAAACATCTCCAATGACGTCTGGCTCCACCCGCCAGAAGATGAAATCTCGCGAGTCGTCCAAGTTTGTTGGATCCATCCTGCTAATTTGCGATTATTTCCGGGAATTATTGTTGCAATTACGTTACCTTCGGCATTGGTGACCCATTCATAACCCGTTGAGCGTGTCGTACTGTTATTGCTCATCTTGACCGATTTTACGGCTATTCGTTTGGCATTTTTGTTGGGATTGATTGAGCGTAAGGAACGTGTTAACAACACAAATTTTTCCGGGGCGTCTTCCTTTGATATGCCGGCCAGTGTTGTAAGCCGATCGTAGGAGCTACTTTCACCCACCAGCTGCTCGTCGGGGAACGTGAAAACCGTTCCCAACGTTTTCCCGTTGTCAGAGAAGAATATGACGGTCGTGCTGTTATACCGAGTCTCGTAAGCCAAATACACCGGATAACGACTGACGATCTTATCCGGCGGACTGATTTCCAATCGAAGAAGTGCTtggccaatttttttatttgaatccaTTGGATCCTGCGCGTACAACGTtaaatttctcattttatgattttcttcctGGTTGGCATCAAGAACAGTTTCCTCTAGAACGAAAGAATTCCCTATGGACATCAAAGGCAAgtcattatttttgttttccgtttTGTTTGCTTTGATTTCCTCCAGTTGCCAATCACCGCCAGTCATTCGTATCAGTGTGTTGTTTCCGGCATAGAGTCCCTTTGCTGTTATCACCGTACGCTGGGCAGTCCAGTTCACTAGGAATTCAGTGTcgaacaatttttgaaaactttccAGCGCGTTTATCTCTGTCAGGACTTCTTCCTTGCTGGGTTGTGGGCTGTTTTTCTGAGTGTCCAACCATAAGTCACCTGACACATCAACGACGGTCAACCGGAAGAAATTATCGTTCATCACTTTGTATCCCAGTTGATAACTAGTACCATTATTGTGAAATTCGTGTCTCACCTGGAGAATATTGTCGGTTTTGATGCTGAATTCTCTGCGGAGTACCACATTGTGGTCTGGatccaaaagaaacaaacgcaTCCGCAATAACAGCTGCTGGCCATCCAACAAATGCAATGAAGTGAGAACGAAGGAATTGCTCGACAATTGCAATATGTCTTGTTTAAGAGTTTCAATTAACATTTTCTCCGTCTCGGATGGTAAGCGGAATTTTTTTACGATACTTGATCCTCCGCTGAACAGATTTGGAATTGTTTCAATAATGCGCATTTGCCATTTGCTTTTCGATCCATCTGGAtgacaaacaaaaagttgacgGTCGTTATATCCAACAATTAAATGACCCGCCATTTCGAGACGGATTATAGACTGACTGGATGgtaattttagtttttgtttgatcCATTCCGATCGATCGGCTGACAATTGAAATATCAGAATGTCATTGCTGTCGACTACGGCCACGCCAGATTCGGTGTGACTTATTATCGCATCGCCATGAAACCAATAGCAGGTGAGATCTTTATTCCATTTCCGGATGCCGTCCTTGCTCTTGTGATAGAACAAACACATTTGTTTCTTATTCCCTTTTTCCGTTTCCAGTAAGACGATACAGAAGTCTGGTAAGGATGATAACACGTTATAGGAACGAATTTTCCCTTCCGTCTGCGTTGTTGCTGGCAAAGGGGATAATTCGGCTAATGTCTCCAGTAATTCAGCACTCATAATCTTCACCTGAATCTTGTCGGGTAGCTGACGTTGACGGAATACCATGGCCGCATAGTCGTGACTGTAGCTGATGGCAGGTTTCTCGTCGACTGGATGCCTTACAGACGAATAAGGATCGGGCAAATCAATAGCAGCAATAGAATTATATCGAAATTGAGTTTTTAATTCACTGGGTAACTTTATTTCAGTTAACAATCGCTCTGCAGATtgggcttcttcttcgttgtaACTAAACTGGAAGATGGATTCGCTTACCAACAAGTCGATTGGCTGCTCGATGGCAGTTAACAAGCGCCGACCCTTTTCTACTTGATAAACAAATCTGAGCGTTTGCCTGTAGTGCTCAGTAACGATTTGGCAGCCGGTCAAGTAATGGGATTCCCTCATCCGTACCGGGAAGACGAAGTTCTCGGAATCAAACGGGTGACCAAATGTTTGGtattcctccttttctttgatGGCGTAATTGAAGGTGATGGCTGTTGATGACTCGACGCTGATTTGTTTCAGTCTAATGGCCGCTGTCCAGCTGGACGCTGGACGGGAATTTTTGTATTCCACTGAATCGATTTCGTAGTGATAGATAATTGATTTACCGCTTTCTTTCACCTGACGTTCGATTAAATACCAGGCGATTGGCACTCGTTTAAGCAATTTTACATCACTGCCTGATCCTCGCCATAGCGGCCAACTCAAATTCCAGCGGACGGCTTCCATATTCCTTGCTGATCCATAGGTAAACGTGCCCGTTTCAGTGGTGATTATCCAGCGCTGCTCTTTTGGGTGAAATTTTATTGTCCATTTAGGTTGTGAATATTCTTGAAAAAGCCGAACTCCATCGTCAACTTGGACGTCGGTCAAAATAGGTTTCAGTTGTAAAAAAGTTCCATCCACGGTTAAATAAAATACCGCGTCTTCAGAAAAGATACTTCCTCGATAGTCGACGGTAATGTAGTTGTCTGGCAAAGGAAGTGACCAGCCTGAGCCGACAATGTTGGACAGTGAGGCCTGTTGGCTGTGGTACGAAAGCGAAATTCGATAAGGGATAGGATCGGAGACACTCGGTTCGAAGATGGGCAAAGTGAAATCGACGGAACCTGCCACAGGATCGACTAAATTTGAAATCGATAACGACTCGGCCCACTGTTCTGTCCACCTCAAGACGACTTTCTCTGATATTGGGGTGGTCCGTTTTACTTGAGACGGGATCTTAACAGCAGAAGTCTTAGATAACGTTTGATTAGTAATATCAGGAACAGGTCTGGAATCATGAGATGTTTTTGGTGCGTTCAAGACTGTTTTAACCAAAAGATTGCCCACGAAAAGCCTCTTCTCTTCATCCAGAATGAACAAAACGGACTCCCTCTTATTAACCCCTTGGTTGACGGCATTGATGGCTCCAACAACATTGGCGAATCGGAACGGAGTGTCCAGCAGAGACGATGGGTCCAGCAGTGTTTTCCACAACAAAAGGACCGGATCGAAGGTGAGGATAGTCAGTCCTTTTGAACCAGTAAAGAGCAGGTCATCGTGGCCATCACCGTCAGCATCTACAAACCGCATCGATTCGTCATATTCCGCTATCCAGCTGTTTGTGTAAGAAAATCCAGCATGATAATGAACCAAGGTATAATCTTTGATGGCGGCAGTTGACGATTGATTAACTCCCAATTGGTACACGAACAGTCCATGCCGATTAAACTGGACAACATCAAGATAAGGTTGCCCGGTTAAATCGACAAAGAAGAATCGCTCCGTTAATAATTTAGAGGTCCAAGGGCCGTCCACAAGTGACACTTTGGCCACTTGCTGGAGCTCGAATTTGTCATTAAAGCGATGCATTTCCAATTGAGTGTCCGTTCTTAGCGCTATGCAATCTTGTCCGTTGCGCTGGACATTGGCCGTGTACAAGTTGATGGCCTCAGATATCTTTGCGACTACGCTGTTGTCTTTGTTCTTCTTCAATGGAAAAAGTGGATGCGGTTTTCGGGTCTTGAGTCGCTCCTGTGATGCTCCGTAAAATTTAACTTCCGTTTCCTTTCCGATCTTTTGGCGGCCCATAACTCCGATCAGCCGAGTATCGGAATAGAATCGAGCGACGAGGACAACGGACCGGTGGGTCTCATCCCATCCGTACAGATCACGAAAGGAGGCGTCACGCGACATACCTAGAACTTGGATTGGTCTCTCGTTTGGATGGAAACGGTAGAAACCGATTCCATCTTCGTTGCGGAGGACAATGCCGTCACTTCCGTCGTTCAGCATCGTATTGGTCACGAGCCATGGATAAGTTTGCAATGGATATGACGCCCTTTGAGCGTCATTGAAAAAACGGCGGTTCCATAGTCGCGTCCATGTTTCCGGTTTGTTAACTGAGCTGCCGCTGGATGACACGTTGAAGGCGACTACATTGGCACCGTGACGGATGTACATTCGAGAATTATTATTCTTACCTTCATTCACAGCCGAATTGATTAAGAAAATGTCATCAACTTGGCCATCCAATGGAGCACCCAGAAAAACATTTCCGATTTCGGAGATCGAGAGCAGTTCAAGAGTCGTCCTTCTTCCATCGTCTTCCATCTCCATTTACTACCTATAGGCCTACATACAATTGTGTACGAAAAACTTTAACTGATTCCAATCACCACCAAATTTATTCCCataataactttaaaaaaaaaaaatgaaatgcgaCACAATTAAGTGATATTTTAAGCTAAtattggaaatatttcgaacTAAACGATATCGCTTATATCTCCCGCATACTCACACgatgttatttattattattcttactGTAGGCTAGTAACTAGCCTAAATAAATGTACTGATATATGCCGACAATCTCCAATAATATTTTCCCATAATCAATAATTAATCGTAACTTACCTTGCCGTGAATCCAATTATAATGGTTGCTTGTTGCAGACTGCAGTATTTGACTACGAGAGTGAGTTTAAGCTAGGCCCTATCTGAGCTAACTGTATAGTAGAACAAAACAAGCAACTCCTCGCAGGGAGGGTGTAACATCAGGGTGTAACCCGATCGAGACCCATTTCTAATAAGAAATATCATCATGCGCACTATGTTTTATCAGTGTAAATGCGTAGACAAAATCAGAGCTGACTTAtgatgatggaaaaaaaaaactattaaaaaaaaactatcgacCAAgatcaacataaaaaaatagttatgCGCTTGATCTTTGATCAGTGGAAGAGCGCAGTTCTGCGAGCCCAAAGACCCGCAGTCGAGACTCGAGTGCATGTGCAAGCTCGAAGATAAGAGCAGACTTcgttgataaaaataaatcagtttGGAAAAATCAGTGACCTGATGATAACTTTTCGTCGTAGGAAGCAAGGCTTGGCGATCCTTGGATTTTATTTAAGACCTTTGATGCTTGCTGGAAAACATGCGACTTTATttgtcgattaaaaaaaaaccatctcATGTATTCGTTAGCTACCGAGGAAACACCACCAGTAAATTCTAGCAGGCGATTTCAACctcaaaatgggaaaaatagtCAGCTGTCCATTAGTTTATTTGTTGCTGGttctaattttcatttttaacaaaacaTCATTCATTTATTCTTCACCTTTCAACGTGTCAGGTTAGTAAACCATATACCTATATTATCGCCTATtatcaactgttttttttttactattttggcctatttgatatttaaattaataattttattcaatACTTGCAATAACATTTGAAGCAGATGCTGACTCATCGAAACTCTTAATCAGTTATCCAACGGTCTTCGCTATTTTTGATGGCGTTTTAAAAGGAATAGAAGATTTGGCAGTAGCGGCAGCCGCTGGTAATAAAAGGAATATAAATAACAGAAGTAAAAGGACACCATTTgagaattattttgatttccccAACTCTTGTTCCTTGACGGAAAACgagcttgaaaaaattactaATTTAATTACCAAATTTTATGATGAGAAAGATAATCAGTCAACGTGTGAAGCTAAACCGACTGAAGTGTTTGTTATCAACTCAGTTGGTTCATCCAATCGCTGCAACCAGCTGATTGAATCTATCATTAGGAATGCAAAAGATGTAAAAATCGCCATCAATTGTCTTTTAAAGAAAAGTGCAGAGTCCTACGACATTCGTTACGAAAAGCTGAGAGCGACttacaaacaagaaatatcTAAATTGCAACAAAAACTGGACAACGCCGAAAAGcgatttgaaaacaatttcaaaaagaagattAACGATTTGAACGAACGTGTTCAAGAGCTGGAAAAAACTTTGTGGGGAATATTGAAAGAATTAGAGAACGAGCGCTCCAAAGTCCGAATTTTGAGTTTGAAATTGATTCAAGAGTATTTGGAAAACGGCAAAATCCATTTGGCGTCGGAAACGTTCAAAAGTAATTTGATGGGACTCGACAGAAACAATATCATTACCATAACTACGAACGCCACTAACATCTCAATGAGAAACGTTATCGAATTTACGTCCGGATTGAAAGACGACGTTGACGCAATGGTCAGTGGTGTCATTAACCTTTTCCATgagttggaaaaaagaaagagtctTGATCGAAACACTGCACGTCTTTtacaagaaaaagttgatgacATCATTCAATATTGCCGAGATCTAGATGGGACGGACTTACAGGAAACGAAATTGAAGTTGGACAGAAATGTAACTGACGGACTCATTTTGGTTTACAATAATCTCCATTTCATTAAGAATAATCCATCATTTTATCTGTAAAGGACTAAAGGTATTATTGCACCGAACGAAAAATGCACTTCTCCCACAATGACTCACAATTtgttgatattattattaagctACAATAAATGTTGACACTCTTGCATGATTACAGTCATTATAGGCatcatgaaaaataataaaacccgTGTTGATGCTGAAGGGTTCGTAGGAAATATGTCATGTCTGCTGTTTCTTATGAGATTCGAAATTTGGCGGAAACATGACAACagtaatcaaataaatataagCCTATAGGCCTATAGTGGTAAATATACCTCtcgcatttgaatttgaaattttgttattacaacggtttttgaatttgataaaatTCTGATTATAATTCACGCGTGCAGCGTGACTTTTACTGGGGGTAATCGAATTTATGT
This region includes:
- the LOC124336630 gene encoding uncharacterized protein LOC124336630 isoform X1; protein product: MGKIVSCPLVYLLLVLIFIFNKTSFIYSSPFNVSGFEADADSSKLLISYPTVFAIFDGVLKGIEDLAVAAAAGNKRNINNRSKRTPFENYFDFPNSCSLTENELEKITNLITKFYDEKDNQSTCEAKPTEVFVINSVGSSNRCNQLIESIIRNAKDVKIAINCLLKKSAESYDIRYEKLRATYKQEISKLQQKLDNAEKRFENNFKKKINDLNERVQELEKTLWGILKELENERSKVRILSLKLIQEYLENGKIHLASETFKSNLMGLDRNNIITITTNATNISMRNVIEFTSGLKDDVDAMVSGVINLFHELEKRKSLDRNTARLLQEKVDDIIQYCRDLDGTDLQETKLKLDRNVTDGLILVYNNLHFIKNNPSFYL
- the LOC124336630 gene encoding uncharacterized protein LOC124336630 isoform X2; its protein translation is MGKIVSCPLVYLLLVLIFIFNKTSFIYSSPFNVSADADSSKLLISYPTVFAIFDGVLKGIEDLAVAAAAGNKRNINNRSKRTPFENYFDFPNSCSLTENELEKITNLITKFYDEKDNQSTCEAKPTEVFVINSVGSSNRCNQLIESIIRNAKDVKIAINCLLKKSAESYDIRYEKLRATYKQEISKLQQKLDNAEKRFENNFKKKINDLNERVQELEKTLWGILKELENERSKVRILSLKLIQEYLENGKIHLASETFKSNLMGLDRNNIITITTNATNISMRNVIEFTSGLKDDVDAMVSGVINLFHELEKRKSLDRNTARLLQEKVDDIIQYCRDLDGTDLQETKLKLDRNVTDGLILVYNNLHFIKNNPSFYL
- the LOC124336630 gene encoding uncharacterized protein LOC124336630 isoform X3; translated protein: MGKIVSCPLVYLLLVLIFIFNKTSFIYSSPFNVSDADSSKLLISYPTVFAIFDGVLKGIEDLAVAAAAGNKRNINNRSKRTPFENYFDFPNSCSLTENELEKITNLITKFYDEKDNQSTCEAKPTEVFVINSVGSSNRCNQLIESIIRNAKDVKIAINCLLKKSAESYDIRYEKLRATYKQEISKLQQKLDNAEKRFENNFKKKINDLNERVQELEKTLWGILKELENERSKVRILSLKLIQEYLENGKIHLASETFKSNLMGLDRNNIITITTNATNISMRNVIEFTSGLKDDVDAMVSGVINLFHELEKRKSLDRNTARLLQEKVDDIIQYCRDLDGTDLQETKLKLDRNVTDGLILVYNNLHFIKNNPSFYL